Proteins encoded within one genomic window of Macaca thibetana thibetana isolate TM-01 chromosome 3, ASM2454274v1, whole genome shotgun sequence:
- the ZSCAN25 gene encoding zinc finger and SCAN domain-containing protein 25 isoform X1 gives MLKEHPEMAEAPQQQLGVPVVKLEKELPWGRGREDPSPETFRLRFRQFRYQEAAGPQEALRELQELCRRWLRPELHTKEQILELLVLEQFLTILPREFYTWIREHGPESGKALAAIVEDLTERALEAKAVPCHGQGEQEETALCRGAWEPGIQLGPVEVKPEWGMPPGEGVQGPNQGTEEQLSQDPGDETRTFQEQALPVLQAGPGLPTMNSRDQEMAAGFFTAGPQGLGPFKDMALAFPEEEWRHVTPAQIDCFGEYVEPQHCRVCPGGGSKEKEAKPPQEDLKGALAALTSERFGEATLQGPGLGRACEQEPGGSAGSVPGLPPPQHGAIPLPDEVKTHSSFWKPFQCPECGKGFSRSSNLVRHQRTHEEEKSYGCVECGKGFTLREYLMKHQRTHLGKRPYVCSECWKTFSQRHHLEVHQRSHTGEKPYKCGDCWKSFSRRQHLQVHRRTHTGEKPYTCECGKSFSRNANLAVHRRAHTGEKPYGCQVCGKRFSKGERLVRHQRIHTGEKPYHCPACGRSFNQRSILNRHQKTQHRQEPLVQ, from the exons ATGCTTAAAGAGCATCCAGAGATGGCGGAAGCTCCTCAGCAGCAGTTGGGTGTTCCTGTGGTGAAACTGGAGAAAGAGTTGCCATGGGGCAGAGGAAGGGAAGACCCTAGTCCAGAGACTTTTCGGCTAAGGTTTCGGCAGTTCCGCTACCAGGAGGCAGCTGGACCCCAGGAAGCTCTTAGGGAGCTCCAGGAACTCTGTCGTCGGTGGCTGAGGCCCGAGTTGCACACCAAGGAGCAGATCCTGGAGCTGCTGGTGCTGGAGCAGTTCCTCACTATCCTGCCCCGCGAGTTCTACACCTGGATCCGGGAACATGGCCCAGAGAGTGGCAAGGCTCTGGCTGCCATAGTGGAGGACCTGACAGAAAGAGCgctggaggccaaggcg GTTCCATGCCACGGGCAGGGGGAGCAGGAGGAAACAGCACTTTGCAGAGGCGCTTGGGAGCCAGGCATCCAGCTGGGGCCAGTGGAGGTCAAGCCTGAGTGGGGGATGCCCCCTGGGGAAGGAGTTCAAGGTCCAAACCAGGGTACCGAGGAGCAGCTCAGTCAGGACCCTGGAGATGAGACGCGGACCTTCCAGGAGCAAG CACTACCTGTTCTGCAGGCAGGTCCTGGCCTCCCCACAATGAATTCCAGAGACCAAGAGATGGCAGCCGGGTTCTTTACCGCTGGACCGCAG GGGTTGGGGCCATTTAAAGATATGGCCCTGGCCTTCCCTGAGGAGGAGTGGAGGCATGTGACCCCAGCCCAGATAGACTGCTTTGGGGAGTACGTGGAACCGCAGCACTGCAGGGTCTGCCCAG GCGGTGGGAGCAAGGAAAAGGAGGCAAAACCCCCACAGGAAGACCTGAAAGGGGCGCTGGCGGCACTGACGTCAGAGAGGTTTGGGGAAGCCACTCTCCAGGGCCCTGGGCTCGGAAGGGCCTGTGAGCAGGAGCCTGGTGGCTCTGCGGGCAGTGTGCCCGGGCTTCCTCCTCCCCAGCACGGTGCCATCCCCCTGCCTGACGAAGTCAAAACCCACAGCTCCTTCTGGAAGCCTTTCCAGTGCCCCGAGTGTGGGAAAGGATTCAGTCGGAGCTCCAATCTTGTCAGGCACCAGCGAACCCACGAAGAGGAGAAGTCCTATGGCTGTGTGGAGTGTGGGAAGGGCTTTACCCTGAGAGAGTACCTGATGAAGCACCAGAGAACCCACCTGGGAAAGAGGCCCTACGTGTGCAGTGAGTGCTGGAAAACCTTCAGCCAGAGACACCACCTGGAGGTGCACCAGCGCAGCCACACCGGGGAGAAGCCCTACAAGTGCGGGGACTGCTGGAAGAGCTTCAGCCGCCGGCAGCACCTGCAGGTGCACCGGAGGACGCACACTGGGGAGAAGCCCTACACCTGTGAGTGCGGCAAGAGCTTCAGCAGGAATGCCAACCTGGCGGTGCACCGGCGTGCCCACACTGGTGAGAAGCCGTATGGGTGCCAGGTGTGCGGGAAGCGGTTCAGCAAAGGGGAGCGGCTGGTCCGACACCAGAGGATCCACACAGGGGAGAAGCCCTACCACTGTCCTGCCTGTGGGCGAAGCTTCAACCAGAGGTCCATCCTCAACCGGCACCAGAAGACCCAGCACCGCCAGGAGCCGCTGGTGCAGTGA
- the ZSCAN25 gene encoding zinc finger and SCAN domain-containing protein 25 isoform X2 codes for MLKEHPEMAEAPQQQLGVPVVKLEKELPWGRGREDPSPETFRLRFRQFRYQEAAGPQEALRELQELCRRWLRPELHTKEQILELLVLEQFLTILPREFYTWIREHGPESGKALAAIVEDLTERALEAKAVPCHGQGEQEETALCRGAWEPGIQLGPVEVKPEWGMPPGEGVQGPNQGTEEQLSQDPGDETRTFQEQALPVLQAGPGLPTMNSRDQEMAAGFFTAGPQGLGPFKDMALAFPEEEWRHVTPAQIDCFGEYVEPQHCRVCPGFIRVNNLCWLSQIPT; via the exons ATGCTTAAAGAGCATCCAGAGATGGCGGAAGCTCCTCAGCAGCAGTTGGGTGTTCCTGTGGTGAAACTGGAGAAAGAGTTGCCATGGGGCAGAGGAAGGGAAGACCCTAGTCCAGAGACTTTTCGGCTAAGGTTTCGGCAGTTCCGCTACCAGGAGGCAGCTGGACCCCAGGAAGCTCTTAGGGAGCTCCAGGAACTCTGTCGTCGGTGGCTGAGGCCCGAGTTGCACACCAAGGAGCAGATCCTGGAGCTGCTGGTGCTGGAGCAGTTCCTCACTATCCTGCCCCGCGAGTTCTACACCTGGATCCGGGAACATGGCCCAGAGAGTGGCAAGGCTCTGGCTGCCATAGTGGAGGACCTGACAGAAAGAGCgctggaggccaaggcg GTTCCATGCCACGGGCAGGGGGAGCAGGAGGAAACAGCACTTTGCAGAGGCGCTTGGGAGCCAGGCATCCAGCTGGGGCCAGTGGAGGTCAAGCCTGAGTGGGGGATGCCCCCTGGGGAAGGAGTTCAAGGTCCAAACCAGGGTACCGAGGAGCAGCTCAGTCAGGACCCTGGAGATGAGACGCGGACCTTCCAGGAGCAAG CACTACCTGTTCTGCAGGCAGGTCCTGGCCTCCCCACAATGAATTCCAGAGACCAAGAGATGGCAGCCGGGTTCTTTACCGCTGGACCGCAG GGGTTGGGGCCATTTAAAGATATGGCCCTGGCCTTCCCTGAGGAGGAGTGGAGGCATGTGACCCCAGCCCAGATAGACTGCTTTGGGGAGTACGTGGAACCGCAGCACTGCAGGGTCTGCCCAG